From Halotia branconii CENA392, the proteins below share one genomic window:
- a CDS encoding Npun_R2821/Npun_R2822 family protein: MNRGIYIVANDRVIDNAIALLNSIRCYDTEVPVYLIPFNENYHKVLDTLATLHNVQIFPDLQLIEKFTNRIGEIFDRDFLALPNKMRKLVAWFGPLDEFIYIDTDIVVFEKIAENLDKLREVDFFCCDYHHANDKLRNIFSPLVKEQKIFTDEQLEDVFNSGFWASKKGTITEQQMDDALCECATHREYFDFSEGVTDQPILNYLVLKLIAKRGNLVKIPGGGAGSWAGSRNFQQREYILYDREQRLKYLHWAGTRMKKGSPYWELWEHYRYLHEGKFAFVPKLTRRLFPFIVART, from the coding sequence ATGAATCGGGGAATTTATATAGTTGCTAATGACCGCGTAATTGATAATGCGATCGCACTACTCAATAGTATTCGCTGTTACGACACAGAAGTTCCAGTTTATCTCATTCCATTTAACGAAAATTATCATAAAGTTTTAGATACGCTGGCAACTTTACATAACGTGCAAATTTTTCCTGACCTCCAACTAATTGAAAAATTTACCAATCGTATCGGCGAAATTTTTGATCGAGATTTTTTAGCCTTACCTAACAAAATGCGTAAGCTAGTTGCCTGGTTTGGCCCGTTAGATGAATTTATTTATATCGACACAGATATTGTTGTCTTTGAAAAAATTGCCGAAAATTTAGACAAACTAAGAGAAGTTGACTTCTTTTGTTGTGATTATCACCATGCTAATGATAAGTTGCGAAACATTTTTTCTCCTCTAGTAAAAGAACAAAAAATATTTACAGATGAGCAACTAGAAGACGTTTTTAACAGTGGTTTTTGGGCTTCTAAAAAAGGAACTATTACCGAACAACAAATGGATGATGCTTTGTGCGAGTGTGCTACACATCGCGAATATTTTGATTTTTCTGAAGGAGTTACAGACCAACCGATTCTTAATTATCTCGTTCTCAAACTGATTGCTAAACGTGGCAATCTCGTGAAAATTCCAGGGGGAGGTGCTGGTAGCTGGGCTGGTTCTCGAAATTTTCAGCAGCGAGAATATATCCTTTATGACCGAGAACAGCGACTCAAATATCTCCACTGGGCTGGAACGCGGATGAAAAAAGGTAGTCCCTATTGGGAATTGTGGGAACACTATCGTTATCTACATGAAGGTAAATTCGCCTTTGTGCCAAAACTGACTCGCCGTTTATTTCCCTTTATTGTTGCCCGCACTTGA
- a CDS encoding Npun_R2821/Npun_R2822 family protein — MINGIYTLANDVVYDQLVALLNSIEVNAGREIPVCVIPYDERLDKVRAEIACRKNVTLFENSNSIAYWDDFATQVWKNYPRAQTNWRKRGLSELYRLPMHRKLCGLDGSFDKFIYFDADTLLMSPIDYIYEKLDSFDWVVHDFQYKSDLKYIFDAPLEFLHQTFAEENLQNKVFCAGWFATKKHVFSQEILANLLEKLKAGEAEVMALGGPDQSLFNYMVLQSGISYYNFAYHDLEKATGSHWSSKFDVVNNVLYDQERRLTYLHYMSIGASAFTQLCLGEDMNIPYRDVFLHYRYFKSPEQRPKSFRHPSLLMNLQKNSTNFFNKKVGNIKLKYRNFKDKLAQ, encoded by the coding sequence ATGATTAATGGTATTTACACTCTGGCTAATGATGTTGTCTACGACCAATTAGTAGCTTTGCTTAACAGCATCGAAGTTAATGCTGGTAGAGAAATTCCGGTTTGTGTAATTCCTTACGATGAACGCCTAGACAAAGTGCGGGCAGAAATTGCCTGTAGAAAAAATGTTACCCTATTTGAAAATTCTAATTCCATAGCTTATTGGGATGACTTTGCCACCCAGGTATGGAAAAATTACCCCAGGGCGCAAACAAATTGGCGAAAACGGGGCTTGTCAGAACTTTATCGTTTACCAATGCACCGCAAACTTTGTGGTTTAGATGGTTCTTTTGATAAATTTATTTATTTTGATGCCGATACTTTATTAATGAGTCCTATAGACTACATTTATGAAAAGTTAGATAGCTTTGATTGGGTAGTACACGATTTTCAATATAAATCAGACTTAAAATATATTTTTGACGCACCGTTAGAATTTTTACACCAGACTTTTGCTGAAGAAAACTTACAAAATAAAGTGTTTTGTGCCGGTTGGTTTGCGACCAAAAAACATGTTTTTTCTCAAGAAATATTAGCAAATCTCCTGGAAAAGTTAAAGGCTGGTGAAGCTGAAGTTATGGCTTTGGGAGGGCCAGATCAATCTTTATTTAACTATATGGTATTGCAAAGTGGTATCTCATACTATAACTTTGCTTATCATGACTTAGAGAAGGCAACAGGTAGTCACTGGTCTTCTAAGTTTGATGTGGTAAATAATGTTTTATACGACCAAGAACGTCGGCTGACATATCTACACTATATGAGTATAGGTGCATCAGCATTTACTCAACTCTGCCTAGGTGAAGATATGAATATTCCATATCGAGATGTGTTTTTACATTATCGTTATTTCAAGTCACCAGAACAAAGACCTAAAAGTTTTAGGCATCCCAGTTTGCTAATGAATCTGCAAAAAAATAGCACAAATTTTTTCAATAAAAAAGTCGGTAACATTAAGCTGAAATATCGTAATTTTAAAGATAAACTCGCTCAATAG
- a CDS encoding IS630 family transposase: MPQYLEVIKKHVIEPKDKHKEIRYWCGDESRVGLKTELGRLITLCGIKPIGIMQWKRENFYLYGLVEPLTGEYYIWEFSHLNTACFNIFLEQFAATYPEDIHILQLDNGAFHLSQTLKIPENIILLFQPPHTPQVNPIERLWEEVKRNLSWECFANLDELRTVIWQRLEELNTSIVANITGWGFILDALFVSGFS; encoded by the coding sequence CTGCCACAATACCTAGAAGTTATAAAAAAACACGTCATAGAGCCAAAAGATAAACATAAAGAAATTAGATACTGGTGTGGTGATGAAAGCCGTGTAGGATTAAAAACAGAATTAGGAAGACTGATCACGCTTTGTGGCATTAAACCTATTGGCATCATGCAATGGAAACGAGAAAATTTCTATTTATATGGTTTAGTAGAGCCGTTAACTGGTGAGTATTATATTTGGGAATTCTCTCATCTCAACACAGCTTGCTTCAATATCTTTTTAGAACAGTTTGCAGCTACGTATCCGGAAGATATACACATACTTCAATTAGACAATGGTGCTTTTCATTTAAGCCAGACTCTTAAAATTCCAGAAAATATTATTTTATTATTTCAACCTCCACATACTCCCCAAGTCAATCCCATTGAACGTTTATGGGAAGAAGTAAAAAGGAATTTAAGTTGGGAATGCTTTGCTAATTTGGACGAGTTAAGAACAGTTATTTGGCAACGTCTTGAGGAATTAAACACATCAATTGTTGCGAATATTACAGGTTGGGGTTTTATTCTGGATGCTTTATTTGTATCAGGCTTTTCGTGA
- a CDS encoding helix-turn-helix domain-containing protein produces MVGVTKVEIKESVQQLHELLVKQKTASSRERVQALYLLKMGQVRTVQDAAFVVGRERVTVQRWLKTYTESGINGLLSTKKSPGRPPIIDGSTKEQLLKELEQPFGFKSYEEIRTWLKAVQGVRASYKVVHDTVRYRMKAKLKVPRAVGIKHNEEAELEFKKNCHNT; encoded by the coding sequence ATGGTTGGAGTCACCAAAGTCGAAATAAAAGAATCAGTCCAACAGTTGCATGAACTGCTCGTCAAACAGAAAACAGCATCAAGCCGTGAACGAGTTCAAGCTTTGTATTTACTGAAAATGGGGCAAGTAAGAACGGTACAGGATGCAGCTTTTGTCGTAGGCAGAGAAAGAGTGACAGTGCAAAGATGGTTAAAAACATATACAGAGTCGGGAATAAACGGTCTATTGTCAACAAAAAAAAGTCCAGGGCGACCGCCAATTATTGATGGTTCGACCAAAGAACAACTTTTAAAAGAACTTGAACAGCCATTTGGATTTAAAAGCTATGAAGAAATCCGAACATGGTTGAAAGCGGTTCAAGGTGTGAGAGCGTCGTATAAAGTAGTACATGATACAGTACGCTATCGAATGAAAGCGAAGTTAAAAGTACCAAGAGCAGTAGGGATAAAACACAATGAAGAAGCAGAATTAGAATTTAAAAAAAACTGCCACAATACCTAG